One window of Epinephelus fuscoguttatus linkage group LG9, E.fuscoguttatus.final_Chr_v1 genomic DNA carries:
- the mgarpa gene encoding apoptosis-inducing factor 1, mitochondrial isoform X4: MFSCRAAWQRCGPVARRAAYRLPRDVVQQRPMSSLPGGSGENIVYTLLCGGAFVGAVSYAYNTVTSDNARFNNRVAQINARPKTEWVPKPWPPKSRDEEEV, from the exons ATGTTTTCCTGCAGAGCGGCCTGGCAAAGGTGTGGGCCTGTGGCGCGGAGAGCAGCCTACAGGTTGCCCCGGGATG TTGTGCAGCAGCGACCGATGTCCTCACTTCCTGGTGGGTCTGGGGAGAACATAGTCTACACCCTGCTGTGTGGTGGAGCTTTTGTCGGTGCCGTGTCATAC GCATACAACACTGTGACCTCAGACAACGCCCGGTTCAATAATCGTGTGGCACAAATCAATGCCAGACCAAAGACAGAGTGGGTACCTAAACCATGGCCACCTAAGA